One part of the Chiroxiphia lanceolata isolate bChiLan1 chromosome 14, bChiLan1.pri, whole genome shotgun sequence genome encodes these proteins:
- the IGBP1 gene encoding immunoglobulin-binding protein 1 isoform X2 encodes MAEAGAGSPRLAELLAAGRRLLEEVEAGAEPSSGAPAVQDKVRQGLDALRLAATMVAELDLFSENEELDEVASADLKFLLLPALQGALTLKQVDLSSRQQHLESARDHFLHFLKLCRSYGLGTFQLPPTTPRDEGAGSPPDSGNPPGAQPSLVAMAMSRNAKIERYKQKKELENKLASMRSFVEGGTADEDQIREFYILQIQKWISTSLEELESIDQEMVILKNRDVARQTPAAPHGLSRPVRAPVRPFILTRDAAQARVFGAGYPGLPTMTVDDWYEQRRRQGIVSGQSVPQRAPGVSDEELQKQQQEKKEEEDDEEALQKARNWDDWKDTHPRGYGNRQNMG; translated from the exons ATGGCGGAGGCGGGCGCGGGCAGCCCGCGGCTGGCGGAGCTGCTGGCGGCGGGACGGCGGCTCTTGGAGGAGGTGGAGGCGGGAGCCGAGCCCTCCTCGGGCGCCCCGGCCGTGCAGGACAAGGTGCGGCAGGGCTTGGACGCGCTGCGGCTTGCAGCCACCATGGTGGCGGAGCTGGATCTGTTCAG TGAGAACGAGGAGCTGGATGAAGTCGCCTCGGCCGACCTGaagttcctgctgctccccgcGCTCCAGGGAGCCCTGACGCTGAAGCAGGTGGACctgagcagcaggcagcagcacctggagagTGCCCGGGATCACTTCCTGCACTTCCTCAAGCTCTGCAGGAGCTACGGGCTGGGAACGTTCCAGCTGCCTCCCACCACTCCCAGGGATGAGGGAGCCGGGAGCCCCCCGGACTCGGGGAACCCCCCgggtgcccagcccagcctggtggCCATGGCCATGAGCAGGAATGCCAAGATTGAGAG GTACAAGCAgaagaaggagctggagaacaaGTTGGCCTCCATGAGGAGCTTCGTGGAGGGTGGGACAGCAGATGAGGATCAGATCCGGGAGTTTTACATCCTGCAGATCCAGAAATGGATCAGCAccagcctggaggagctggagagcaTCGACCAGGAGATGGTGATCCTGAAGAACAGGGATGTGGCCAGACAG ACTCCAGCAGCCCCCCACGGCCTCTCCCGGCCCGTCAGAGCCCCAGTGAGACCTTTCATCCTGACCCGTGACGCTGCCCAGGCCAG AGTGTTTGGAGCTGGTTATCCCGGCCTGCCCACCATGACTGTGGACGACTGGTACGAGCAGCGCCGGAGGCAGGGAATTGTGTCCGGGCAGAGCGTCCCTCAGAGGGCACCAG GTGTAAGTGATgaagagctgcagaagcagcagcaggagaaaaaagaggaggaggatgatgaggaAGCTCTTCAAAAAGCTCGGAACTGGGATGACTGGAAAGACACACACCCCCGAGGCTACGGCAACCGGCAGAACATGGGCTGA
- the IGBP1 gene encoding immunoglobulin-binding protein 1 isoform X1, producing MAEAGAGSPRLAELLAAGRRLLEEVEAGAEPSSGAPAVQDKVRQGLDALRLAATMVAELDLFSENEELDEVASADLKFLLLPALQGALTLKQVDLSSRQQHLESARDHFLHFLKLCRSYGLGTFQLPPTTPRDEGAGSPPDSGNPPGAQPSLVAMAMSRNAKIERYKQKKELENKLASMRSFVEGGTADEDQIREFYILQIQKWISTSLEELESIDQEMVILKNRDVARQTPAAPHGLSRPVRAPVRPFILTRDAAQARVFGAGYPGLPTMTVDDWYEQRRRQGIVSGQSVPQRAPAGVSDEELQKQQQEKKEEEDDEEALQKARNWDDWKDTHPRGYGNRQNMG from the exons ATGGCGGAGGCGGGCGCGGGCAGCCCGCGGCTGGCGGAGCTGCTGGCGGCGGGACGGCGGCTCTTGGAGGAGGTGGAGGCGGGAGCCGAGCCCTCCTCGGGCGCCCCGGCCGTGCAGGACAAGGTGCGGCAGGGCTTGGACGCGCTGCGGCTTGCAGCCACCATGGTGGCGGAGCTGGATCTGTTCAG TGAGAACGAGGAGCTGGATGAAGTCGCCTCGGCCGACCTGaagttcctgctgctccccgcGCTCCAGGGAGCCCTGACGCTGAAGCAGGTGGACctgagcagcaggcagcagcacctggagagTGCCCGGGATCACTTCCTGCACTTCCTCAAGCTCTGCAGGAGCTACGGGCTGGGAACGTTCCAGCTGCCTCCCACCACTCCCAGGGATGAGGGAGCCGGGAGCCCCCCGGACTCGGGGAACCCCCCgggtgcccagcccagcctggtggCCATGGCCATGAGCAGGAATGCCAAGATTGAGAG GTACAAGCAgaagaaggagctggagaacaaGTTGGCCTCCATGAGGAGCTTCGTGGAGGGTGGGACAGCAGATGAGGATCAGATCCGGGAGTTTTACATCCTGCAGATCCAGAAATGGATCAGCAccagcctggaggagctggagagcaTCGACCAGGAGATGGTGATCCTGAAGAACAGGGATGTGGCCAGACAG ACTCCAGCAGCCCCCCACGGCCTCTCCCGGCCCGTCAGAGCCCCAGTGAGACCTTTCATCCTGACCCGTGACGCTGCCCAGGCCAG AGTGTTTGGAGCTGGTTATCCCGGCCTGCCCACCATGACTGTGGACGACTGGTACGAGCAGCGCCGGAGGCAGGGAATTGTGTCCGGGCAGAGCGTCCCTCAGAGGGCACCAG CAGGTGTAAGTGATgaagagctgcagaagcagcagcaggagaaaaaagaggaggaggatgatgaggaAGCTCTTCAAAAAGCTCGGAACTGGGATGACTGGAAAGACACACACCCCCGAGGCTACGGCAACCGGCAGAACATGGGCTGA
- the LOC116794006 gene encoding diacylglycerol O-acyltransferase 2-like, translating to MKTIIAACSQNLSGSRASVQAALRTLLAVPWPSQRDVRSALQLLAVLQWVLSFLLLGTVSLVVLIYLLFTSFWLIPVLYLAWIVFDWDTPERGGRRLPCLRRWTVWNHFRDYFPVKLVKTHDLSPSHNYIIGSHPHGILCVGAFCNFITGSTGFEEMFPGIHSFLTTLAGNFRLPLFREYLMSGGLFPVTRRAIGYLLSQNGTGNAVAIVIGGAAESLSCRPGVTTLILRNRKGFVRMALQHGAFLVPSFSFGENDLFRQVVFEEGSWMRSIQQRFQKMIGFAPCVFYGRGLTSSRSRGILPYARPITTVVGEPVAVPKVQNPSRELVDTYHEMYIQALLKLFNDNKTKYGLSETDELHIL from the exons ATGAAAACCATCATCGCGGCCTGCTCCCAAAATCTTAGTG GGAGCCGTGCCAGTGTCCAGGCCGCCCTGCGCACGCTGCTGGCCGTGCCCTGGCCCTCCCAGCGGGACGTTCGCTCCGCGCTCCAGCTCCTCGCCGTCCTGCAGTGGGTGctcagcttcctgctgctgg GAACCGTCAGCCTCGTGGTGCTCATCTACCTACTGTTCACCAGCTTCTGGCTCATCCCGGTGCTCTACCTGGCCTGGATCGTCTTCGACTGGGACACGCCGGAGAGAG GTGGCAGGAGGCTGCCGTGCCTGCGGCGATGGACTGTGTGGAACCACTTTCGGGATTATTTCCCAGTCAAG CTGGTGAAGACACATGATCTGTCCCCCAGCCACAACTACATCATTGGCTCCCACCCCCACGGCATCCTCTGCGTCGGTGCCTTCTGCAACTTCATCACAGGCTCCACGGGCTTTGAGGAGATGTTCCCGGGAATCCACTCCTTCCTCACCACCCTGGCTGGCAACTTCCGCCTGCCCCTTTTCCGGGAGTACCTGATGAGTGGGG GGCTGTTCCCGGTGACCCGCCGTGCCATCGGGTACCTGCTGTCCCAGAACGGCACCGGCAACGCGGTGGCCATCGTCATCGGCGGCGCGGCCGAGTCGCTGTCCTGCCGGCCCGGCGTCACCACACTCATCCTCCGCAACCGCAAGGGCTTCGTGCGCATGGCCCTGCAGCACGG GGCCTTCCTCgtcccctccttctcctttggGGAGAACGACCTGTTCCGCCAGGTGGTCTTTGAGGAGGGCAGCTGGATGAGGAGCATCCAGCAGCGTTTCCAGAAGATGATTGGCTTCGCTCCCTGCGTCTTCTATGGCCGTGGCCTCACCTCCAGCCGCTCCCGGGGCATCCTGCCCTATGCCAGACCCATCACCACCGTGG TGGGGGAGCCGGTGGCGGTGCCCAAGGTGCAGAACCCGAGCCGGGAGCTGGTGGACACGTACCATGAGATGTACATCCAGGCCCTGCTCAAGCTCTTCAACGACAACAAGACCAAGTATGGGCTGTCGGAGACGGATGAGCTGCACATCCTCTGA